A part of Pectobacterium cacticida genomic DNA contains:
- a CDS encoding sugar kinase yields the protein MTTTNIAVIGECMIELSQKGTDLNRGFGGDTLNTAVYLARQVDADKLGVHYVTALGTDSFSTEMVAAWQQEGVKTDLIQRLDDKLPGLYFIETDDTGERTFYYWRNDAAARYWLDTPEAPGIIEALTHFDALYLSGISLAILNADSRQRLLTLLRACRANGGKVIFDNNYRPRLWQSKEETQQAYTDMLSCTDIAFLTLDDEDMLWGTQPLDAVLDRTHGLGVNEVVIKRGSDSCIVSERGHTRVDVPAIKLPKEKVIDTTAAGDSFSAGYLAVRLNGGSTREAAQRGHLTASTVIQHRGAIIPLAAMPA from the coding sequence ATGACAACTACTAACATTGCCGTAATCGGCGAGTGCATGATCGAACTGTCGCAGAAGGGCACGGATCTTAACCGTGGATTTGGCGGCGATACGCTAAACACCGCGGTTTATCTTGCCCGCCAGGTCGATGCCGATAAGCTAGGCGTACATTACGTCACCGCGCTCGGCACCGATAGCTTCAGCACCGAGATGGTTGCCGCCTGGCAACAAGAAGGGGTAAAAACCGACCTGATTCAACGGTTGGACGACAAACTCCCCGGTTTATACTTCATTGAAACCGATGACACTGGGGAACGCACGTTCTACTACTGGCGTAACGACGCCGCGGCTCGCTATTGGCTGGACACCCCGGAAGCCCCGGGTATCATCGAGGCGCTGACGCACTTTGACGCACTCTATCTGAGCGGGATCAGCCTGGCGATTCTGAACGCTGACAGCCGTCAGCGCCTCCTCACACTGCTGCGCGCTTGCCGGGCCAATGGCGGTAAAGTGATATTTGATAATAACTATCGTCCGCGCTTGTGGCAGAGCAAGGAAGAAACGCAACAGGCTTACACTGACATGCTCTCTTGTACGGATATTGCCTTTCTGACGCTGGATGACGAAGACATGCTGTGGGGTACGCAGCCGCTAGACGCCGTGTTGGATCGGACGCACGGGTTGGGCGTAAACGAAGTCGTCATTAAACGCGGCTCCGATTCCTGCATCGTTTCAGAACGTGGCCACACGCGGGTCGACGTCCCGGCGATTAAACTCCCCAAAGAGAAGGTCATTGATACCACTGCGGCGGGCGATTCTTTCAGTGCAGGTTATCTGGCGGTACGCCTGAATGGCGGCAGCACGCGGGAAGCCGCACAGCGTGGTCACTTAACAGCCAGCACGGTCATCCAGCACCGCGGCGCGATTATCCCACTGGCGGCCATGCCCGCGTAA
- the yhjD gene encoding inner membrane protein YhjD, with product MPVPAEPERQQPSSPPEEHIAPPRSGSLLDKSKRLVARIQAIPCVAHLIRAGERFNDRMGNQFGAAITYFSFLSLIPILMVSFAAVGFVLASNPDLLTELINRIVNSISDPNLANTLKNTVNTAIQQRTTVGLTGLLIALYSGVSWMGNLREAIRAQSRDVWERNPKDEEKIYFQYTRDFLSLTGLVIALIVTLFLTSVAGTAQHRIVTALGLEGIEWLRPALTLIALSISIFANYLLFLWIFFVLPRHKPKRKALLRGTLLAAVGFEIIKFAMTVSLPKLASSPSGAAFGSVIGLMAFFYFFARLTLFCAAWIATADYQGDTATDQKEDETSSPADR from the coding sequence ATGCCTGTACCGGCAGAACCGGAACGTCAGCAACCGTCGTCACCGCCTGAAGAGCATATTGCGCCTCCGCGATCCGGCTCGCTTCTGGACAAAAGTAAGCGTCTGGTCGCCCGTATTCAAGCGATCCCCTGCGTGGCGCACCTCATTCGCGCAGGCGAACGTTTCAACGATCGCATGGGTAACCAGTTTGGTGCGGCGATAACCTACTTTTCCTTTCTGTCGCTGATCCCGATTCTCATGGTGTCTTTTGCCGCGGTGGGCTTCGTCCTGGCCTCTAACCCCGATCTATTAACGGAGTTGATTAACCGAATCGTCAATAGCATCAGCGATCCTAATCTGGCCAATACGTTGAAAAATACGGTTAACACGGCGATACAGCAGCGTACCACCGTCGGGTTGACCGGTTTGTTGATCGCACTCTATTCTGGCGTCAGTTGGATGGGAAACCTACGCGAAGCGATTCGCGCCCAATCGCGCGATGTATGGGAACGCAACCCGAAAGATGAAGAGAAGATTTATTTTCAGTACACGCGCGATTTCCTGTCGCTGACTGGGCTGGTCATTGCGCTAATCGTTACACTGTTCCTGACCTCAGTTGCAGGCACCGCACAGCATAGGATTGTGACCGCGCTGGGTCTGGAAGGCATTGAATGGTTGCGCCCGGCGCTGACGCTGATTGCGCTATCTATCTCCATTTTTGCCAACTATCTCTTATTCCTGTGGATATTCTTCGTATTACCGCGCCATAAACCCAAGCGCAAGGCACTCTTGCGCGGTACGCTGCTCGCGGCTGTTGGCTTTGAAATCATTAAGTTCGCCATGACGGTCTCGCTGCCTAAACTGGCCAGTTCGCCTTCCGGCGCGGCGTTTGGTTCGGTCATTGGCCTGATGGCATTTTTCTATTTCTTCGCACGTCTCACACTCTTTTGCGCCGCCTGGATCGCAACAGCTGATTATCAAGGGGATACCGCTACAGACCAGAAAGAAGACGAGACCTCATCGCCTGCGGATCGCTAG
- a CDS encoding MFS transporter, whose translation MPTPSPSEPALSGLRLNLRIVSIVVFNFASYLNIGLPLAVLPGYVHDHLGFSAFWAGLVISLQYFSTLLSRPQAGRRADENGPKKVVVWGLAGVMLSGVFYLLAAFSEASPVITLLLLCLGRVVLGAGQSFAGTGATLWGVGVVGSRHIGRVISWNGIATYGAMAIGAPLGVWINHVGGLKLLSACIILSAAIAIAFALPRPAVQVAPGKKIPFRDVLGKVWVYGIILAVASAGFGVIATFITLFYADRNWDGAALTLTIFSCAFVGARLVFPNSIQRFGGLRVAMACFVVETVGLLLVWGATLPLMAEAGAFLTGAGFSLVFPALGVVAVKAVSPQNQGSALATYTLFLDLSLGIVGPVAGVLMGYTGIASIYLAAALMGLCGLALTWRLARRTAEGCS comes from the coding sequence ATGCCGACACCTTCCCCATCTGAACCCGCGCTCAGCGGCCTGCGATTGAATTTGCGCATTGTCTCGATTGTCGTGTTCAACTTTGCCAGCTACCTAAATATTGGCCTGCCGTTGGCGGTGCTACCGGGTTACGTACACGACCACCTTGGTTTTAGCGCCTTCTGGGCAGGGTTGGTGATCAGCCTGCAATACTTCTCTACGCTATTGAGCCGCCCACAGGCGGGCCGTCGCGCCGATGAAAACGGGCCGAAGAAAGTCGTTGTCTGGGGACTGGCTGGCGTGATGTTGAGCGGCGTGTTTTACCTGTTGGCCGCCTTTAGTGAGGCTTCGCCAGTGATTACGTTGCTACTATTATGCTTGGGGCGCGTGGTTCTGGGTGCCGGGCAGAGTTTTGCCGGGACGGGGGCAACACTCTGGGGCGTCGGCGTGGTAGGTTCCCGCCACATCGGGCGGGTGATTTCCTGGAATGGCATCGCGACTTATGGCGCAATGGCGATTGGCGCGCCGCTCGGCGTCTGGATCAACCATGTTGGGGGATTAAAACTGCTATCCGCGTGCATTATCCTGAGCGCGGCGATAGCGATAGCCTTCGCGCTACCGCGTCCGGCGGTGCAGGTCGCGCCGGGGAAAAAGATCCCCTTTCGCGACGTGTTGGGGAAAGTCTGGGTTTACGGCATTATTTTGGCGGTAGCCTCTGCGGGCTTTGGTGTGATAGCGACCTTTATCACGCTGTTTTATGCTGACCGGAACTGGGATGGTGCTGCACTGACACTGACTATTTTCAGTTGTGCCTTCGTCGGCGCGCGGCTGGTATTTCCTAACAGCATTCAGCGATTTGGCGGGCTACGCGTGGCGATGGCGTGCTTTGTGGTGGAAACCGTAGGGTTATTGCTGGTGTGGGGGGCAACCTTACCGCTGATGGCGGAGGCCGGTGCGTTCCTCACCGGAGCCGGTTTCTCTTTGGTATTTCCGGCATTGGGTGTGGTCGCCGTTAAGGCCGTCTCACCACAGAATCAGGGCAGCGCGTTGGCAACCTATACGCTATTTCTCGACCTGTCGCTAGGCATTGTCGGGCCGGTAGCGGGCGTGCTGATGGGCTACACCGGCATTGCTTCTATTTATCTGGCCGCTGCGCTTATGGGGCTATGCGGCCTGGCGCTGACGTGGCGGCTGGCCCGGCGCACGGCGGAAGGTTGCAGTTAG
- a CDS encoding DUF2931 family protein, which yields MMLRSFIIAVGLCVSLVACSTPNSLAHVRWSYGTGSNIDITNNTRTEFYREGKLVYSDREAGGGAGGLLSDRITGKRYYWAGGGGLPTEGVPVPDKAAIEMVSFYDRKRYRITVDLPANLAQQMQQRYQIGKHIDQRSWLYFGLAPGGYYEVLLKADRLLVKPDLLLDRGIAEEVTDDWYDKKVPVARQYGIDDFDKEYGELFKQHPIPIGMDWAPIMDAYRANQPKTDQHPIR from the coding sequence ATGATGTTGAGATCTTTTATTATCGCAGTAGGACTTTGTGTCTCACTGGTCGCCTGCTCAACCCCGAACTCACTGGCTCACGTTCGCTGGAGTTATGGGACAGGCAGCAATATTGATATCACTAACAATACTCGCACAGAGTTTTATCGTGAGGGGAAGCTCGTTTATTCCGATCGTGAGGCTGGCGGCGGAGCTGGCGGACTATTGAGCGATCGGATTACAGGTAAACGTTACTACTGGGCTGGGGGCGGTGGGCTACCTACCGAGGGGGTTCCCGTCCCTGACAAGGCAGCGATAGAAATGGTCTCCTTCTACGATCGCAAACGCTACCGTATTACGGTTGATTTGCCCGCCAATCTGGCCCAGCAAATGCAACAACGCTACCAGATTGGCAAGCACATTGACCAACGTAGCTGGCTCTATTTCGGCCTGGCACCCGGCGGTTATTATGAAGTGCTATTGAAAGCCGATAGGCTACTTGTCAAACCAGACCTTTTGCTTGACCGTGGTATTGCCGAAGAAGTCACCGATGATTGGTATGATAAAAAGGTACCAGTAGCAAGACAATACGGCATTGATGATTTCGACAAAGAGTACGGCGAGCTATTTAAACAACATCCTATCCCAATCGGGATGGACTGGGCACCGATCATGGATGCCTACCGCGCCAACCAACCTAAAACCGACCAACATCCGATAAGGTAA
- a CDS encoding DUF2931 family protein, which produces MMLRSFIIAVGLCVSLVACSTPNSLAHVRWSYGTGSNIDEIWTTNVEFYRNGAFIGGYPGGGVGPGASVKRITEKRYYWAGGGGLPVEGMAVPDRAVIEMVSFYDRKRYRITVDLPANLAQQMQQRYQLSERIDQRNWLYFGLAPGGYYEVLLFGDLLGVSPDLLLARGIAEEVTDDWKDKVIPLEKQYEKRWAEFDKEYGALFKQHPIPIGMDWAPIMDAYRANQPKTDQHPIR; this is translated from the coding sequence ATGATGCTAAGATCTTTTATTATCGCAGTAGGACTTTGTGTCTCACTGGTGGCCTGCTCAACCCCGAACTCACTGGCTCACGTTCGCTGGAGTTATGGGACGGGCAGCAATATTGATGAAATTTGGACAACCAACGTCGAGTTTTATCGTAACGGGGCATTTATTGGCGGCTATCCAGGGGGCGGAGTCGGTCCAGGTGCCAGCGTAAAACGTATTACGGAAAAGCGTTATTACTGGGCAGGCGGTGGCGGTTTGCCTGTAGAGGGGATGGCAGTTCCCGATCGTGCGGTAATAGAAATGGTCTCTTTCTACGATCGCAAGCGTTACCGTATTACGGTTGATTTGCCCGCCAATCTGGCCCAGCAAATGCAGCAGCGTTATCAGCTCAGCGAACGCATCGACCAACGTAACTGGCTCTATTTCGGCCTGGCCCCCGGCGGTTATTATGAGGTGCTATTGTTTGGGGATTTACTTGGCGTCAGTCCAGACCTCTTGCTTGCCCGTGGTATTGCCGAAGAGGTCACCGATGATTGGAAAGATAAGGTCATACCCTTGGAAAAACAATATGAAAAACGTTGGGCTGAGTTCGACAAAGAGTACGGCGCACTGTTTAAACAACACCCTATCCCAATCGGCATGGACTGGGCACCGATCATGGATGCCTACCGCGCCAACCAGCCTAAAACCGACCAACATCCGATAAGGTAA
- a CDS encoding T6SS phospholipase effector Tle1-like catalytic domain-containing protein: MAADPYCIPCEHYDCWIEIEVRDEHNRSFTGLKATLTDETGKSATVTLKAGPVIVSGFAVGPISVKLETQPWLKAAQSREVLKEGQSAVPTYVAEKAGYDETPREHIKATTGDLCLTAPEPPLPEAHQEGQAGSVRFFTNHSYVIEVKGYQINVLRIGVFFDGTGNNTYNAESGLKKVEQWLAETCADPAQREKELRGCQMGRLPVSDSAANDKTNVWKLYEQFKVGGETLSAHAYISGIGTRDPVAGNEGLEYRSDNMLTKGLDLDFGGEDTSIVGKVNQACEQGIVAAVKRDLREALPNIDCIHRIVFDVFGFSRGAAAARHFVNVIDQKADHPLVQAIANAPTIRLKAGFDWANREDVRITFVGIFDTVASSYHPSLTIRLQDDCAERVVHLTALDEVRKHFPLTRITPTAIGTSIPPNFTELALPGAHSDIGGGYYSRWSLRNPNSDPALTECLELERFMSEEAATTPDTESRAYRQARAYAEEKIAQGWVDRLHPHLPRAATPPMGSISLIPYSFIRRRGKDDVWPKKGVYVEVVMNRVVEGEYSRIPLHMMAEAGRAAGVPFKVWDPKDPLVSMESLAAKLPAVNLAKLDELWALAATEKGVIKNLGQQLSTVAYRALRRDYVHRSASNQGIANPAGTHQQETTVSKERRSIIGNQEA; this comes from the coding sequence ATGGCCGCCGATCCCTACTGCATTCCCTGCGAACATTACGATTGCTGGATAGAAATTGAGGTGCGCGATGAGCACAACCGTTCGTTCACAGGGCTGAAAGCGACACTGACCGACGAGACCGGTAAATCCGCAACGGTCACCCTCAAAGCTGGGCCGGTCATCGTATCGGGTTTTGCGGTTGGCCCGATATCCGTCAAACTGGAAACACAGCCCTGGCTTAAGGCGGCGCAATCACGAGAAGTATTAAAGGAAGGGCAAAGCGCCGTCCCCACCTATGTGGCAGAAAAGGCCGGATACGATGAAACGCCGCGTGAACATATTAAGGCGACCACCGGTGACCTGTGCCTGACCGCACCTGAGCCCCCCTTGCCGGAAGCGCATCAGGAAGGCCAGGCTGGTAGCGTCCGTTTCTTTACCAACCATTCCTATGTGATCGAAGTCAAAGGCTACCAGATCAACGTGCTGCGCATCGGTGTGTTCTTCGATGGCACGGGGAATAACACCTATAACGCCGAGTCGGGCCTGAAAAAGGTAGAGCAATGGCTGGCGGAAACCTGCGCCGATCCGGCACAGCGAGAGAAAGAACTGCGTGGCTGCCAGATGGGGCGGCTTCCGGTGAGTGACAGTGCGGCGAATGATAAAACCAATGTCTGGAAACTCTATGAACAGTTTAAAGTCGGTGGTGAAACGTTAAGTGCGCATGCTTATATCAGCGGTATTGGTACGCGCGACCCGGTCGCAGGCAACGAAGGACTGGAATACCGATCGGACAATATGTTAACGAAAGGGTTGGATCTCGATTTTGGTGGTGAAGATACCTCTATCGTTGGCAAGGTCAATCAGGCCTGCGAGCAGGGAATTGTGGCGGCAGTTAAGCGTGATTTAAGAGAAGCCCTGCCCAATATCGACTGCATTCACCGGATTGTTTTCGATGTGTTTGGCTTTAGTCGTGGAGCGGCGGCGGCGCGCCATTTTGTCAATGTCATCGACCAAAAGGCCGATCATCCGCTGGTGCAGGCGATCGCCAATGCCCCCACGATCCGGCTGAAGGCGGGGTTTGACTGGGCCAATCGGGAAGACGTACGTATCACCTTTGTCGGGATTTTTGATACGGTGGCTTCATCGTACCATCCCAGTCTCACTATCCGCTTGCAGGATGATTGCGCCGAACGGGTAGTGCATTTAACCGCACTGGATGAGGTGCGGAAGCACTTCCCCTTAACGCGTATCACGCCCACGGCTATCGGCACCAGCATCCCGCCAAATTTTACCGAGCTGGCGCTGCCGGGCGCGCATTCGGATATCGGCGGCGGGTATTACAGCCGCTGGAGCCTGCGTAACCCTAACAGCGACCCGGCGCTGACCGAGTGCCTTGAGCTGGAGCGCTTTATGAGCGAAGAAGCGGCGACAACACCGGACACGGAAAGCCGCGCCTACCGCCAAGCCCGCGCCTATGCTGAGGAGAAAATTGCGCAGGGCTGGGTGGATCGCCTTCACCCGCATTTGCCGCGTGCGGCGACACCTCCTATGGGATCCATCAGTTTGATCCCCTATTCGTTTATCCGGCGACGCGGCAAGGATGATGTGTGGCCGAAAAAGGGCGTGTATGTTGAGGTGGTGATGAACCGCGTGGTGGAAGGCGAGTATTCACGTATTCCGCTACATATGATGGCGGAGGCCGGGCGCGCGGCTGGGGTGCCGTTTAAGGTGTGGGATCCCAAAGATCCTTTAGTGTCCATGGAATCTCTAGCCGCTAAGCTACCGGCGGTTAATCTGGCCAAACTGGATGAACTGTGGGCTTTAGCTGCAACGGAAAAAGGCGTGATAAAGAATCTGGGACAGCAACTCTCTACTGTGGCTTACCGGGCACTGCGCCGCGATTATGTGCATCGCAGCGCCAGCAATCAGGGCATCGCTAATCCGGCGGGCACCCACCAACAGGAAACCACCGTCAGCAAGGAACGACGGTCTATCATCGGCAATCAGGAGGCATGA
- a CDS encoding DUF4123 domain-containing protein, translated as MSLTTWLTQHSGARFSIVDGAGDRAAVARFYKLSQGEAFPLFAGTPFDAQAALGPWLLSNPSSAFMADAPDLRGFYLVSEHTLDVVIHHWQSLILAIREGEAVWLRFSEPRIFLPMFCAMSPEEQDAIMGPCSGIWISGNGFTRHPDTPFHPPLTHPWFHIRSHHLAALYDENRHAYILRRRLWQSMTNMMTRHPDPAGSILPVLRQANTERLQEDVLDGVVAGALTLQVGLPLESIRAPLMLTEAEFAQVNHWMAQHSALIGVN; from the coding sequence ATGAGTCTGACTACCTGGCTAACACAGCATAGCGGTGCGCGCTTTTCTATCGTCGATGGTGCGGGAGATCGTGCAGCGGTAGCCCGTTTCTATAAACTCAGCCAAGGTGAAGCATTTCCCCTCTTTGCGGGAACGCCATTCGACGCACAAGCGGCACTCGGCCCCTGGCTGCTATCTAATCCTTCATCCGCATTCATGGCAGACGCCCCCGATCTGAGGGGATTCTATCTGGTCAGTGAACACACTCTTGATGTCGTGATCCACCACTGGCAAAGCCTGATATTGGCTATTCGTGAGGGCGAAGCTGTCTGGCTTCGTTTCTCTGAACCTCGTATTTTTCTGCCGATGTTCTGCGCGATGAGCCCTGAAGAACAGGATGCCATTATGGGCCCCTGTAGTGGAATCTGGATCAGCGGAAACGGGTTTACACGTCATCCTGATACGCCATTTCATCCTCCGTTAACTCACCCCTGGTTTCACATTCGTTCACATCATCTGGCGGCACTGTATGACGAAAATCGTCATGCCTATATTCTTCGTCGGCGTTTGTGGCAGAGCATGACGAATATGATGACGCGTCACCCCGATCCGGCAGGCTCAATTTTGCCCGTGCTCAGGCAAGCCAATACGGAGAGGCTTCAGGAAGATGTGCTCGATGGGGTGGTGGCCGGAGCCTTAACCTTACAGGTTGGTCTGCCTCTGGAGAGTATTCGCGCGCCGCTGATGCTGACCGAAGCTGAATTCGCGCAGGTCAACCACTGGATGGCGCAGCATAGCGCATTAATAGGAGTTAACTAA
- a CDS encoding type VI secretion system tip protein VgrG gives MANSTGLQFTVKVGALPESAFVVVDFQLSEALNRPFGLSLSLASALPDVDFGAVLDQPCELLIWYEGELKRRVSGIVSGFTQGDTGFRRTRYQAEVRPALWRLGLRTNARIFQAHKPEAIIATLLEESGITDYAFALRYDHASREYCVQYRESDLAFITRLAAEEGLYFFHEFEAGKHRVVFADDAGALAKGPELFFNLATQGLSEGEYVRRFRYAEQVSTAEVALKDYSFKTPAYGLLHRKMSNDLAHQRESYQHFDYPGRYKQDPSGKAFSGYRLDALRSGAIMSEGESNCAGLMPGSTFQLTEHPNPTLNTGWQLVAITHSGQQPQALEEESGGEPTTYSNRFAVISAKRTWRADQPYKPMVDGPQIATVVGPAGEEIYCDEHGRIKLQFPWDRYGASNDQSSCWVRVSQGWAGGQYGLIAIPRIGHEVIVSFLEGDPDQPIVTGRTFHATNRLPYDLPAHKTRTVLRTKTHQGEGFNELRFEDQAGQEEIYIHGQKDLNALIENDVVWHIKQDAHTKIDNERVTHINANDHLTVESEKRDHIKGDCSLTVDMSMHQKLGQALLVEAGREVHVKAGAKVVIDAGAELTLKVGGSFVKIDPSGVSIVGPEININSGGNAGHGTGWAGQRPILPGGVAVPTAPPMTLPAPAIHKSMESMSPLVKPCSLEKGGKA, from the coding sequence GTGGCAAACAGTACAGGATTACAGTTCACGGTTAAGGTCGGCGCCCTGCCCGAAAGCGCGTTTGTCGTGGTGGATTTTCAGCTCAGCGAAGCGCTGAATCGCCCGTTCGGCCTGTCGCTCAGTCTGGCCAGCGCATTACCGGATGTGGATTTTGGCGCGGTACTCGACCAGCCGTGCGAGTTGCTCATCTGGTATGAGGGCGAACTCAAACGCCGGGTCAGCGGTATCGTCAGCGGCTTTACGCAGGGCGACACCGGCTTTCGCCGCACCCGCTATCAGGCCGAGGTGCGCCCGGCGCTGTGGCGACTGGGGTTACGCACCAACGCCCGCATTTTTCAGGCGCACAAACCCGAAGCCATCATCGCCACATTGCTGGAAGAGTCCGGCATTACCGATTATGCCTTTGCCTTACGCTATGACCACGCCTCGCGGGAATATTGCGTGCAATACCGGGAAAGCGATTTAGCCTTTATCACCCGACTGGCCGCCGAGGAAGGGCTATATTTCTTCCACGAATTTGAAGCGGGCAAGCACCGCGTGGTCTTTGCCGACGATGCCGGGGCGCTGGCCAAAGGCCCCGAACTGTTCTTCAACCTCGCCACACAGGGCCTGAGCGAAGGCGAGTACGTCCGTCGCTTCCGCTACGCCGAGCAGGTCAGCACGGCAGAGGTGGCCCTCAAGGATTACAGCTTCAAAACCCCGGCCTACGGCCTGCTGCACCGTAAGATGAGCAACGACCTGGCGCATCAGCGGGAGAGCTATCAGCACTTCGACTATCCGGGCCGCTATAAGCAAGACCCGAGCGGCAAGGCGTTCAGTGGCTACCGTCTGGACGCGCTGCGCTCGGGCGCGATAATGAGCGAAGGGGAATCCAACTGCGCGGGGTTGATGCCGGGCAGCACCTTTCAACTGACCGAACACCCCAACCCGACACTCAATACCGGCTGGCAACTGGTCGCCATCACGCACAGCGGGCAACAACCGCAGGCGCTGGAAGAGGAAAGCGGCGGCGAACCGACCACTTACAGCAACCGTTTTGCGGTCATCAGTGCCAAACGTACCTGGCGCGCCGACCAGCCGTACAAGCCGATGGTGGATGGCCCGCAAATCGCCACCGTGGTCGGCCCGGCGGGAGAAGAAATCTACTGCGACGAGCACGGCCGCATCAAACTGCAATTCCCATGGGACCGCTACGGCGCCAGCAATGACCAAAGCTCCTGCTGGGTACGGGTCAGTCAGGGTTGGGCGGGCGGCCAGTACGGGCTGATCGCCATACCGCGCATCGGCCACGAGGTCATCGTCAGCTTCCTGGAAGGCGACCCGGACCAGCCGATTGTGACAGGCAGAACCTTTCATGCGACAAATCGACTTCCTTACGACCTACCCGCGCACAAGACGCGAACTGTCCTGCGCACGAAGACGCATCAAGGTGAAGGGTTTAACGAACTGCGCTTTGAAGATCAGGCCGGGCAGGAAGAGATCTATATTCACGGGCAGAAAGACCTCAATGCGCTGATTGAGAACGATGTTGTCTGGCATATCAAACAGGATGCCCACACGAAGATTGATAACGAGCGGGTGACGCACATCAACGCCAACGATCACCTGACGGTCGAAAGCGAAAAACGTGATCATATCAAGGGAGACTGCTCGCTGACCGTCGATATGTCGATGCATCAGAAACTGGGGCAAGCGCTACTGGTCGAGGCCGGTAGGGAAGTGCATGTAAAAGCGGGGGCGAAGGTGGTTATCGACGCGGGCGCGGAGCTGACGCTGAAAGTTGGGGGAAGCTTCGTCAAGATCGATCCCAGCGGCGTGAGCATCGTTGGCCCAGAGATCAATATTAACTCCGGGGGCAACGCGGGTCATGGCACTGGCTGGGCCGGGCAGCGTCCCATACTGCCCGGCGGTGTTGCCGTCCCGACGGCTCCACCGATGACACTACCCGCACCCGCTATTCATAAAAGCATGGAATCAATGTCACCGCTGGTCAAGCCTTGCTCCCTTGAGAAGGGAGGCAAAGCATGA
- a CDS encoding DcrB family lipoprotein, whose protein sequence is MSKIVKYLGIGLLVSLLAACDGKTDDAAKVGAPDKPAAEASAGHNIELLDGKIAFTLPSNMRDQSGKVGTQANNMHVYANDNGQKAVIVILGDDTTEDLTVLAQRLEDQQRTRDANLQVITNKTIDVDGKKLQQLDSIITSSGQQAYSSVVLGKVGNQLLTLQITLPASDQQQAQSEAEGIIHTLKLK, encoded by the coding sequence ATGTCGAAGATAGTCAAATACCTCGGTATCGGCTTATTGGTCAGCCTGCTTGCCGCCTGTGATGGCAAAACAGATGACGCCGCAAAAGTCGGTGCGCCAGATAAACCTGCCGCAGAAGCCAGCGCAGGCCATAATATTGAATTATTGGATGGCAAGATTGCATTCACTCTGCCGAGCAATATGCGTGATCAAAGCGGGAAAGTCGGCACGCAGGCGAACAATATGCACGTTTACGCCAACGACAACGGGCAGAAAGCCGTCATCGTTATTTTGGGCGACGACACGACAGAAGACTTAACCGTGCTGGCGCAGCGCCTGGAAGATCAACAGCGCACGCGTGACGCCAACCTCCAGGTCATCACCAACAAAACCATCGACGTCGATGGCAAAAAGTTGCAACAACTCGACAGCATCATCACCAGCAGCGGACAGCAGGCTTACTCCTCGGTCGTGCTGGGCAAAGTAGGCAACCAATTGCTGACCTTACAAATTACGCTCCCCGCTAGCGACCAGCAGCAGGCACAGAGCGAAGCGGAAGGCATCATCCACACGCTGAAGCTGAAATAA
- a CDS encoding 7-cyano-7-deazaguanine/7-aminomethyl-7-deazaguanine transporter has protein sequence MYRFTPQQRLTALIWLSLFHVLIITSSNYLVQLPVLIFGFHTTWGAFTFPFIFLATDLTVRIFGAPLARRIILAVMVPALVMSYLVSSLFYQGSWQSFGALNQVNIVVARIACASFMAYVLGQILDVHVFNRLRQNRVWWVAPTVSTVFGNLSDTLAFFFIAFYRSTDTFMAANWVEIAMVDYTFKLLISLIFFLPMYGVMLNMVLKRLSAQQNMTACRPANSSH, from the coding sequence ATGTATCGTTTTACTCCCCAACAGCGGCTTACCGCGCTGATCTGGCTGTCGTTGTTCCATGTGCTAATCATTACATCGAGTAATTATCTGGTTCAGTTGCCAGTCTTGATTTTCGGTTTCCATACCACCTGGGGCGCGTTTACCTTCCCGTTTATTTTTCTGGCCACCGATCTGACGGTGCGGATTTTCGGTGCGCCGCTGGCGCGGCGTATCATTTTAGCCGTGATGGTGCCTGCACTGGTAATGTCCTATCTGGTTTCATCCCTGTTTTATCAGGGATCCTGGCAATCGTTCGGGGCTTTAAACCAGGTGAATATCGTCGTGGCGCGTATCGCCTGCGCCAGCTTTATGGCGTATGTTCTGGGCCAGATTCTGGATGTTCACGTCTTCAATCGCCTACGTCAAAATCGGGTTTGGTGGGTGGCGCCGACCGTTTCAACGGTATTCGGTAATCTCAGTGACACGCTGGCCTTTTTCTTCATTGCGTTTTACCGCAGCACCGATACCTTCATGGCGGCAAACTGGGTCGAAATCGCGATGGTGGATTACACCTTCAAGCTGCTGATCAGCCTGATATTTTTCCTGCCGATGTATGGCGTCATGCTGAATATGGTGCTCAAGCGTTTAAGCGCGCAACAAAACATGACGGCGTGCCGTCCGGCCAACAGCTCACATTAA